The Mangrovibacterium diazotrophicum DNA window GGACGAGGCCTGGCGCGATGCAGTGAATGCCCTTTCCTCGGAGCTGGATCAAATTGAAACCTTCAAGGGAACGCTCACCAAATCGGCTGAAAACCTGCTGAAGGCGATGAAATTCAACAGCAATGTTTCAAAAGAAGCAACGCGTCTGTACATCTACGCCAGCATGAACTCGGATCTGGATAGCCGCGACAGTAAATACAACGGCATGAAACAGGAATTGCAACACCTGTTTGCCAATTTCGGCGCGAAGGCTGCTTTCATTGAGCCGGAGATTTTAGCAACCGATTGGGCAACCATCGACGGTTTCATCAAGGAAAAACCGGAACTGGAACAATACCGCATGGGTCTTGAAAACATGTTCCGCACCAAGGCGCACTCGCTGAGTGAAGGCGAAGAGCGAATTATGGCATTATCGAGCACCGTTACCGGTACTGCTGCCGACATTTACGGCACTTTCCGAAATGCAGAAATGCCGGCGCCCAAAGCTGTGCTGACCAACGGCGACACCATTGAGGTGACAAGCGCCGCGTACAGCCGCTACCGGGCTTCGTCGAACCGCGAAGATCGCCAGCGCGTGTTTGAAGCTTACTGGCACAACTTCGCCAAGTTTAAAGCCAGCATCGGTGAAATGCTGAACGGAAACGTGAAATCGGATATGTTCCAGGCACAGGCCCGCCGTTACGAATCCTCATTGAAGTCTGCACTTTACCCCAACAATATCCCGGTTGATGTGTACCATTCACTGGTTGAAAATGTCAACAAGAACTTACCGGCATTTCATCGTTACCTTGAGATTAAAAAACGTATGCTGGGTGTGGACACGCTCAAATACCTGGATCTTTACGCCCCGGTGGTGAAAGATGTTGATTTGAATTACACTTACGACGAAGGAAGCAAGCTGGTATTGGAAGCCTTAAAACCACTGGGTAAAGAATACACCTCAACCGTTAAAAAAGCGATTGACGAGCGCTGGATCGACGTTTACCCAACCGAGGGTAAAGTAACCGGTGCCTATTCCAACGGAGCTTTCTACGACGGCCATCCTTACATCCTGCTCAACTACAACGACCTTTACGACGATGTGAGCACCCTGGCACACGAGCTGGGGCACACCATGCAAAGCTATTTCAGCAACAAAAACCAACCTTACCCAACTTCCGACTATGCCATTTTTGTCGCTGAAGTTGCCTCAACCTTCAACGAGCAACTGCTATTCAACTACATGGTGAAAACGGTAAAAGACGAAGACGTAAAACTTTCATTGCTGATGAACTGGCTCGACGGATTTAAAGGAACACTGTTCCGCCAAACCCAGTTCGCCGAATTTGAACTGAAAATCCACGAAGAAGCAGAGAAAGGGAACCCGCTTACCGGCGACAGCTTCTCTGAAATTTACGACGACATCGTAAAACGCTATTACGGACACGATCAAAACATCTGCTTTGTTGACGACTATATTGATATGGAATGGGCCTACATTCCCCATTTCTACTACAACTTCTATGTGTATCAATACAGTACCTCGTTCACGGCATCGATCTCGCTGGCTGAAAAAGTGATGAGCGGCGATAAAAAAGCGCTGGAAAACTACATGACATTCCTGTCGGCCGGCAGCTCCGACTACCCGATTGAGCTTTTGAAAGCAGCCGGAGTTGACATGACCACCGCTGAGCCTTTCGAAAAAGCGATTGCGGCGATGAACAAAGTCATGGATGAAATTGAAGTCATCCTTGACAAAAAAGGATTGTAAACTCGAACTACGAAACATAAACAAAAGACTGCCCAAACGGCGGTCTTTTGTTGTTTTCACTGATAGTCAAGTCCCTGTTCACAAAAACAGAGTTGCAGGTATTCTTTATTTTTATCATTTTAGATGTCTTAACACCTCAACCACTCACGAAACAGGACTACATGACCAGAACCCTACGATTGAAATGCGTGCTGACAATTTCGCTGTTCAGCATGATTAGCCCCGCCTTTCTCCGGGCAAACTCGGCTCAAAAAGACAGCACACAAACCATTGAAACACCCGCAGAACTCAAATTTAAACCGCAAGCCCTGATTGTACCTTCGGTGTTAATTGGTTTTGGAGTGGTTGGGCTTGAAAGCGATTGGATAAAAAGCATCAACGGGGAAATCAAAGAGGAAATTAATGAGAATGTCGACGAAGGTGCTACAATAGACAATTTTACGCAATACATGCCCATGGTCAGTGTTTATGCGCTAAACGCGATGGGAATAAAAGGCAAGCACAACCTGAAGGATCGGACCGTAATCATTGCCACCGCTTACCTCATTATGGGAGTTACGGTGACAACGATTAAAAATACCACCAAAGTCATGCGCCCGGATGGCAGTTCCCGAAATTCGTTTCCTTCGGGACACACGGCAACAGCGTTTATGGGAGCTGAGTTTCTGTACCAGGAATACAAAGACCAATCGATTTGGTACGGCGTTGCCGGATACTCGTTGGCAGCAGCTACCGGATTTTACCGCATGTACAACGACCGGCACTGGCTCACCGATGTTGCTGCCGGCGCGGGCATCGGAATTTTAAGTACCAAAATTGCCTATTGGGTGCACCCGGTTTTTAAAAGCAAGAACAAGAAACCTCAAGGCCCGGACAAATTATCGCTGGAGAGTTTGGTCCCGTATAGCAACGGCAAACAAACCGGCGTCTGCATGCTCCTTCGATTCTAAATAAAAAGAGGAGAGGGCGGAAGATACCCTTTTTAAAATAGACGAACTTTTATTCGATGCCTTCCTTGGAATCAACAATAAAGGCAGTAAATTGTAACAATAAACAGGATTGGCTGACTTAGTATTGGCAACCACAAACAAATAACATGCGAAAACTGATCTTCTGCATCGGGTTCATCCTGATTTTAACCAGTCTCAAAACCACTGCTCAAATCAAGTTTGAACCGATCGGACTTATGGAGAAAGGCATTCTGTTTAAGAAAGATGTTTACGTAAGATGTGATGTTGAAATGAATGACGAGCAGCTCGTCAAGCTTTTACTGAAAGATCCAAACATGGCTTCTTACGCCAAGCCGCTTACCTTAAACTACTCGGCGGGGAAAATTCTGAGTGCCTCGGCTGGCATTCTGATTACCCTTCCCATCCTCGACAGTTTTGGCAGCGATTCCGACCCGAACTGGTCCCTTGCTTACATTGGGGCCGGTTGTCTCGCCGCATCAATCCCCTTCAAAATAGCATTCCGCAAAAAAGCCCGTAAGGCAATAGCCTACTACAACAGTGGATACCGCGAAGCAAAGGATGTTAGTATGCTTTTTCAGACCGGCCCAAATGGCGTTGGTCTAGTGATGAAGTTCTGACGATAGACATTTCCAACGAATGGCAAGGATTAGAAAAGTAACCTGCCCTGTTTTAATTCTAATCAGCGTACTTGTTGCAACCAACCAGTATGCCTGTGGACAAGAAGTTGAATCCAGTTCATATTCGAACTACTTCCGCCCAATGAATCAAAACATGGTCATCAAGGTCGACCTCAATAACCAAATTGACGGATTCAAAGTGAGTGCCAATGACGATCTGAGTTACAAAATAAAACCCAACGCCCGGTGGGCAACCCGGATCTCGCTGAACTATCACTTTTTGTCGCTCAGTTACAGTTACATTTCCCCGCTTTTCAACAGCAACAAGGACGATGATCTGAAAGGTAAAACGAAGTACTTCAACCTGAGTCCACGGTTTCAATTCAACAAAATTATCCAGGAAATCGGCTACTCGCGTACCAAAGGCTACTATCTGGACAATCCCAAACCGTTCGACCCCAGCTGGACAGAAGGCGATCCGTACCCGCAGTTTCCGGAGCTGGTTACCCACCATTATTACGGACGAACATCGTACAAATGGAATCCGAATTTTTCGACCAAAGCTTTCCTTGATCAAACGGAAAAGCAACTGCGAACAACCGGCAGTTTTATCGGCACTTTTTCGTACGAGCTGTATCAAAACGACGACCGTACCAAGCTGACGGAAACAAACAGCTCGCAAAAAGCCAGCAACATTGAGCTGATGGCAGGCGGAGGATATTACCAAACCTTCGTTCTGCACCGGGACTTTTCCCTGACCTGTGGAGCCGGAGCCGCCGGTGGGGTGATTCATCAGAAATTATACACCCGCTACATCGACGTCAAATACAAGACAATCCAGAACCTTCCAATTCTCCGAGGAGAGGTACTTGGAGCCCTTGGCTACAACTCGCCGAAATTCTTTGCCGGAACGCGGGTCCAGTTCACCGGAGAAACCTACAACCAATCTAAAAATTCGGGAGGTGTCATCAATCAAAATCATTTCTACGTCAGTTTCTACCTTGGTTTCCGGTTGAAAGCACCGAAACCGGTAAGAAAGCTGAATGACGAGATCGAACACATCCTCAACTAAAGTTCAGGGGTTATTCCAATCCTGACTGTTCCCGTAAAAAGTCAAGCGACCTGTCGTTGGTTTCGCCAAACCGCCAGTGTCCGGAAATCGGAGTAATGACAATCTCCTTTGGCGCGGAGATCACATTCAATGCTGAAAAAACGGAAGTTGGCGGACAGGTATGGTCGTTATAACCTGTCGAATAGAATCCCGGGACTTTTACACGGCGAGCAAAATTAACCACATCGAAATAAGCGGCTGTTTTGATCCGGTCGGGAGTGGCCATCGTTGCCTGTTTATCCGCCCGGAAAACATGAGGCCAGCCGCCCGCTCGGCCATGCAGATAACCGGTCATGTCGCAAAGTGCGGGGTAAAACGCGGCCAGGGCAGTCACTTTTTCATTCAGGGCTGAAGTAACAATCGTCAACGCTCCGCCTTGGCTTCCACCAGTAACAACCACATTTTTGCCATCAAATTCGGGCAGGCTGCACAAGTAATCAACACAGCGAACGCAGCCCAGGTAAACATTTTTATAGTAGTACTCGTCGCGGTTGTCCAGGTTGGCGAACATGTAATCGCCAAAAGCGCTGCTCACCTGTTTATAGCTATCGGCATCCAATAAAGGCGAGATGCCGTGAATCTCGATCGTTAAACTGATGAATCCCTGCTCGGCGAACCCCGTGTACGGTTTTACCGGCTTCACACCGGCGCCGGGAGGAGCAAACAAAACCGGGTACTTGCCTTCGCCTTTTGGTTTGCACAGGTAACCAAATAGGCGCTTTTTGCCCCAGCCAGTGCGCAAATCCAGTAAATACACGTCCACTTTATCGGTGGAATATTCCGGTAAGAATTTCAGATTGGCATCAAAATCAACTTGTCGTGCTTCAGCAACAGCTTCGGTCCAAAACGCATCAAAATCCTTCGGGTTTTCAACAGTGGGCTCAATCGCCTCGGGAGAAAACCCCAGTTTTGACTGTGATTTATAAGTATGCCCATCAACCTTGACCGATACATTCAAATCCCGAAACCCGGGAACTTTGCTCGTTCCGACGTTAATTTTTCCTGTTCCGTCTTTCAACAGTTGCTTTTCTTTTTTCTCCGCGTCCATCATTTCCGGTCCAACCTCGTAACTGATTTCCACATTGGGCACCGGAACACCAAAGCGCAATACCTGCACCTCAACTTCGGCTTTTTCACCGGTTTTGTAGGTCCAATCGGCGTGCGAGGGCGTTAATAAAACATCAACTAACTTGATTGGTGCGGGCGAGTTTTGGGCAAAGGCCACATTGGTCAGGGCCAGCAGAAAAACAAAAAGAAGCTTCTTCATCATCATTATTGGTTTTTAGGAGATTCCAAATTTACAGAAAAGTGCCCACCGCTGAGGGTACAAATCATCTAAATTGCTTGGGCTTTTCTTCATCCGCTGTGGATTTTTAACTTTGCAGAAGGCATCATTCCACGACTGGTGGAACTGGCGGGCTGACTTCCGATTCCAAAAGAAGAATACGGATCGCTGCATTTGCCTTTTCACTTTTAACTTTTGACTTGACAACATGACACCAAAAAAAACCAACTGGAGACCGGGAACGATGGTTTACCCGGTGCCGGCCGTTTTGGTTAGCTGCGGCGAAACCCCGGAAGAATACAACCTGATTACCATTGCCTGGACCGGAACAATCTGCAGCGACCCACCCATGTGCTACATCTCGGTGCGCCCCTCGCGCCATTCCTACGAAATCATTAAACGAACCGGCGAGTACGTCATCAACCTGACCACCGAAGAACTGGCCCGTGCCACCGACTGGTGCGGGGTGAAATCGGGATCGAAAGTAAACAAGTGGAAAGAGATGGGCCTCACCCCTGCCCCGGCCAGCATCGTGAAAGCCCCCATCCTGGCTGAAGCGCCAATTTCAATTGAATGTAAGGTGAAGGACATTGTGAACCTTGGTACGCATGATATGTTTATTTCGGAAGTAGTGAACGTGATTGCCGACGAGCGCTACCTCGACCCCGAAACAGGCGCATTTAGCCTGAAAAGTTCCGACCCGATTTGCTACGTGCATGGCCACTACTTTAAAGTTGGCGATCAGATAGGCAAGTTCGGTTGGTCGGTCGAAAAGAAGAAAAAGGCAAAAAAGAACAAAGAATAATCGAGTTTGATAAACGAAAAATCAGAAATAGAAATGGACACCAATACAGCAATCGGGTTAAACCCGCTACTGGAGCATTTTAACACCCTGCACGATTCTGCTCCGTTCACAAAAATTAAAAACGAACATTATTTGCCTGCTTTTCAAAAAGCGATGGAACTGGCAAAAGCCGAGATACAAGCAGTCATCGACAATCCGGCAGAGCCGACTTTTGAGAATACCGTTGAAGCGATGGAACGCACCGGCGAGCGCCTGAGCATCATCCGTGGTATTTTCTTCAACCTGAACTCGGCCGAAACCAACGACGAGATGCAGAAAATTGCGCAGGACGTAGCACCGATGCTTTCGGAATTTGGCAACGACATCAGCTTAAATGAAGACTTGTTTGCCCGGGTAAAATCAGTATACACGAAAAAAGACGAGCTAAACCTGAACATCGAACAGCAAACCTTGCTTGATAACAGCTACCTGAGTTTTGTGCGCAACGGGGCCAACCTCAGCGCCGAAGATAAGGACACCTACCGTAAAATAACAGGAGAGCTCAGTAAGCTGGGATTGCAGTTTCAGCAGAATGTATTGGCTGAAACCAATGCGTACGAGATGCATTTAACCGACGAAGCCGACTTGGCAGGTTTACCCGAGTTTGTTCGCGAAGCCGCTGCTCTAACAGCAAAGCAAAAAGAAAAAGAAGGCTGGGTTTTCACCTTGCAACATCCGAGCTTCATCCCGTTCATGAAATATTCTGATCGCCGGGATTTGCGCGAAAAGCTATTCCGGGCATCTTCCTGCAAAGGAAACCAGGACAACGAGTTCGACAACAAAGAAATCATCAAAAAAATACTGGATCTGAAGCTTGAAAAAGCCCGGCTTTTAGGATTTGAAAGTCATGCTCAGTTCAAACTGGAACGCCGCATGGCCGAAACTCCGGAACGAGTAGCAACATTCCTGGATGAGTTGCACCAGGCATCGAAATCATTTGCCGACGAAGATTTGGCAGAAGTGCAAAAATTTGCCAACGAAAACGGTTTTGAAGGTACCATCCAACGTTGGGACTGGACCTACTATTCCGAAAAACTAAAGAATGCGCGCTACGGTTTCAACGAAGAAGAAGTGAAGCCGTTCCTGAAACTGGAAAACGTTTCCCAAGGCATTTTCGGACTCGCCAAACAGCTTTACAACCTCGAGTTCAAACAGAATACCCAAATTGAAGTTTATCATCCCGATGTGCAGCCTTACGAGGTTTATAATGACAAGGGTGAGTTCATCGCGGTGTTCTATATGGACTTCTTCCCGCGCGACGGAAAGCGTTCGGGAGCATGGATGACCGACTACCGTTCACAATATGTAGAAGACGGTGTGAATAAACGTCCACACATTAGCATTGTGTGTAACTTCACCAAGCCCACCGAAACCAAGCCTTCGTTGCTGACTTTCGACGAACTGACAACCTTCCTGCACGAGTTCGGACACGCGCTGCACGGCATGCTCAGCCAATGCCAATATGCCAGTACATCAGGCACTAACGTATTCTGGGACTTTGTGGAACTACCCTCGCAAATGCACGAAAACTGGGCCTACGAAAAAGAATGGCTCGACCAGTTTGCCGTTCATTACGAAACCGGGGAAAAATTGCCCGAGGAATTAATCCACAAAATTATTGAGGCTAAAAACTTCCAATCCGGCTACTTCCAGGAACGCCAACTGAGCTTTGGCATGCTCGATATGGCTTATTACACGCTGACAGAACCATTAAAAGAGAGTGTTCCAGAGTTTGAGGCAAAAGCAATGAAACCAACACAATTACTGGAACCGGTTGAAGGATCGCTGATGAGCACCGCCTTTAGCCACATCTT harbors:
- the pepF gene encoding oligoendopeptidase F, giving the protein MRKIRTILGTTLLALVLALLAISSFAQQTNRAEIDDKYKWNLTDIYPSDEAWRDAVNALSSELDQIETFKGTLTKSAENLLKAMKFNSNVSKEATRLYIYASMNSDLDSRDSKYNGMKQELQHLFANFGAKAAFIEPEILATDWATIDGFIKEKPELEQYRMGLENMFRTKAHSLSEGEERIMALSSTVTGTAADIYGTFRNAEMPAPKAVLTNGDTIEVTSAAYSRYRASSNREDRQRVFEAYWHNFAKFKASIGEMLNGNVKSDMFQAQARRYESSLKSALYPNNIPVDVYHSLVENVNKNLPAFHRYLEIKKRMLGVDTLKYLDLYAPVVKDVDLNYTYDEGSKLVLEALKPLGKEYTSTVKKAIDERWIDVYPTEGKVTGAYSNGAFYDGHPYILLNYNDLYDDVSTLAHELGHTMQSYFSNKNQPYPTSDYAIFVAEVASTFNEQLLFNYMVKTVKDEDVKLSLLMNWLDGFKGTLFRQTQFAEFELKIHEEAEKGNPLTGDSFSEIYDDIVKRYYGHDQNICFVDDYIDMEWAYIPHFYYNFYVYQYSTSFTASISLAEKVMSGDKKALENYMTFLSAGSSDYPIELLKAAGVDMTTAEPFEKAIAAMNKVMDEIEVILDKKGL
- a CDS encoding M3 family metallopeptidase translates to MDTNTAIGLNPLLEHFNTLHDSAPFTKIKNEHYLPAFQKAMELAKAEIQAVIDNPAEPTFENTVEAMERTGERLSIIRGIFFNLNSAETNDEMQKIAQDVAPMLSEFGNDISLNEDLFARVKSVYTKKDELNLNIEQQTLLDNSYLSFVRNGANLSAEDKDTYRKITGELSKLGLQFQQNVLAETNAYEMHLTDEADLAGLPEFVREAAALTAKQKEKEGWVFTLQHPSFIPFMKYSDRRDLREKLFRASSCKGNQDNEFDNKEIIKKILDLKLEKARLLGFESHAQFKLERRMAETPERVATFLDELHQASKSFADEDLAEVQKFANENGFEGTIQRWDWTYYSEKLKNARYGFNEEEVKPFLKLENVSQGIFGLAKQLYNLEFKQNTQIEVYHPDVQPYEVYNDKGEFIAVFYMDFFPRDGKRSGAWMTDYRSQYVEDGVNKRPHISIVCNFTKPTETKPSLLTFDELTTFLHEFGHALHGMLSQCQYASTSGTNVFWDFVELPSQMHENWAYEKEWLDQFAVHYETGEKLPEELIHKIIEAKNFQSGYFQERQLSFGMLDMAYYTLTEPLKESVPEFEAKAMKPTQLLEPVEGSLMSTAFSHIFAGGYDAGYYSYKWAEVLDADAYSVFQKNGIFDKATADSFRENILERGGSEHPMILYKRFRGQEPTVDALLERSGLTK
- a CDS encoding DUF4421 family protein, whose product is MARIRKVTCPVLILISVLVATNQYACGQEVESSSYSNYFRPMNQNMVIKVDLNNQIDGFKVSANDDLSYKIKPNARWATRISLNYHFLSLSYSYISPLFNSNKDDDLKGKTKYFNLSPRFQFNKIIQEIGYSRTKGYYLDNPKPFDPSWTEGDPYPQFPELVTHHYYGRTSYKWNPNFSTKAFLDQTEKQLRTTGSFIGTFSYELYQNDDRTKLTETNSSQKASNIELMAGGGYYQTFVLHRDFSLTCGAGAAGGVIHQKLYTRYIDVKYKTIQNLPILRGEVLGALGYNSPKFFAGTRVQFTGETYNQSKNSGGVINQNHFYVSFYLGFRLKAPKPVRKLNDEIEHILN
- a CDS encoding phosphatase PAP2 family protein gives rise to the protein MTRTLRLKCVLTISLFSMISPAFLRANSAQKDSTQTIETPAELKFKPQALIVPSVLIGFGVVGLESDWIKSINGEIKEEINENVDEGATIDNFTQYMPMVSVYALNAMGIKGKHNLKDRTVIIATAYLIMGVTVTTIKNTTKVMRPDGSSRNSFPSGHTATAFMGAEFLYQEYKDQSIWYGVAGYSLAAATGFYRMYNDRHWLTDVAAGAGIGILSTKIAYWVHPVFKSKNKKPQGPDKLSLESLVPYSNGKQTGVCMLLRF
- a CDS encoding acetylxylan esterase — protein: MMKKLLFVFLLALTNVAFAQNSPAPIKLVDVLLTPSHADWTYKTGEKAEVEVQVLRFGVPVPNVEISYEVGPEMMDAEKKEKQLLKDGTGKINVGTSKVPGFRDLNVSVKVDGHTYKSQSKLGFSPEAIEPTVENPKDFDAFWTEAVAEARQVDFDANLKFLPEYSTDKVDVYLLDLRTGWGKKRLFGYLCKPKGEGKYPVLFAPPGAGVKPVKPYTGFAEQGFISLTIEIHGISPLLDADSYKQVSSAFGDYMFANLDNRDEYYYKNVYLGCVRCVDYLCSLPEFDGKNVVVTGGSQGGALTIVTSALNEKVTALAAFYPALCDMTGYLHGRAGGWPHVFRADKQATMATPDRIKTAAYFDVVNFARRVKVPGFYSTGYNDHTCPPTSVFSALNVISAPKEIVITPISGHWRFGETNDRSLDFLREQSGLE
- a CDS encoding flavin reductase family protein — protein: MTPKKTNWRPGTMVYPVPAVLVSCGETPEEYNLITIAWTGTICSDPPMCYISVRPSRHSYEIIKRTGEYVINLTTEELARATDWCGVKSGSKVNKWKEMGLTPAPASIVKAPILAEAPISIECKVKDIVNLGTHDMFISEVVNVIADERYLDPETGAFSLKSSDPICYVHGHYFKVGDQIGKFGWSVEKKKKAKKNKE